The following is a genomic window from Mustela lutreola isolate mMusLut2 chromosome 5, mMusLut2.pri, whole genome shotgun sequence.
taaaaatatatatatatttggcctGATTTGTGAGTGAGGACCCTTACAGGTTAgtctatttcttcattattcaCTCAACACACGTACATTTGGCCCCTTCTACATGCCAGAGTCTGGGCTTAGAAGGAGAGCTACAGCCAAGGTGAGATACTGGCCCCATCATGCAGGCATAGCAGGTCTTAACTCACAAACCTAACCACACACCCTAATCACgagaagatatataaaatattgttttctggGCCTCTTCCTTGTTGAGTGGGCCACGAGCATCCTTACAAGACTCTGATGGAGGCCCTGGGAAGATGCCAGGCGGACATGACACCCAGGCAGACACAGCAACTCAGTGCCGCCTGCAAGACCTGTAACTGGGAGGAAGTGAGAGCCTGGCCGGTGCCTTAGCAGGGACATGAACCATGATCCCTGGGCTCTGCCTCCATAGCTCATTTAATAACAAGCCTATAAAACCTATGAGGTGCGACTCTTCactatgggaaagaaactgagggtcaaTGGATGGGagttggtgggggatggggtagccgggtgataggcattaaggacgGCCGGTGATGTCTCGAGCCCTGGGTGTTACGTGCAGCCAATGAATCACTGAGCGCTACCTCTGAAATGAATGAtgaactatatgttggctaattgtaTTTCGattttttgaaatggaaaaaaaaacccaataccTATGACTATAAACCCGTATCACCACCACTTGCACTGAGGAACCtggagctcagagaggctaagctTGCCCTAAGCCACGCAGCCAGTgagaagcagagctgggattcaaaccaggCATTCAGGTCTCTGAATCCAAGGTCTGCGTGCAACAGTGATGGGGACAGTGGGGTGTACAGTTCGCCCCCAGTTGCCCAGCCCGGCCTACCTGTAGCCCCAGGGTGACAGGCTCCTCTTGTTGGACAGCCACAGCTGCAGGTTGACCTCACACTTCCTTCTGGCCGGCTCAGAGCTGTTCCTCAGCTGGGCCACCATCTCCCTGAGGTTCCTCTCGTATTCCTCCATGCGGGCATATGGCTTCGCCTGGGACACCAGGTCCAGTGGCACCTGGTGAGGCCCTGGAGCCAGGGTTCCAGGCCGCCCTGGCCCCTTCCTCTTGCCTTTGGGGTTCCTGGGCTGGCCCAGTCCCAGGAAGATGGAGAGGGTGAGAAGGAGCAGCTGGGGAAGAAGGCCACATGTCAAAGGTGGGAGATCCAGGTGTCACTCTGGGCCAAGACTCAAGGCCCAGGAAGGAGAGAGCGAAGAGAGGCTCTGTGGGGACCACCCTCTCCTGCCATGCCTGGCCTGGTCCCGCCAGGCCATGACACGTGTACCACACACGTGTGTATGTACCACAGTCATCAGTAACTCCTGCCTGTAGTACCTCTTAAACATC
Proteins encoded in this region:
- the IL17B gene encoding interleukin-17B isoform X2, whose protein sequence is MDWPHSLLLLLTLSIFLGLGQPRNPKGKRKGPGRPGTLAPGPHQVPLDLVSQAKPYARMEEYERNLREMVAQLRNSSEPARRKCEVNLQLWLSNKRSLSPWGYSINHDPSRIPADLPEAQCLCLGCVNPFTMQEDRSMVSVPVFSQVPVRRRLCPLPPRTGPCRQRAVMETIAVGCTCIF